A single region of the Bacteroidota bacterium genome encodes:
- a CDS encoding response regulator transcription factor — protein MKVSFLMFEDNTALREALVAALNERDEVICIGNYDNAIKAKEHVKELKPDVILMDIDMPGINGIEAVKQIKSQNIDVEIIMFTVFDENDKVFDAICAGATGYLLKNSSIDKIAESIVDVANGGAPMSAVIARKILFQFPQFKTKGKEKFNLSGREIEILNLLVKGKSYKTIAQMCFISHDTVRTHIKHIYEKLQVHSAPEAVAIAMEHRLVN, from the coding sequence ATGAAAGTGTCGTTTTTGATGTTTGAAGATAATACTGCATTACGTGAAGCCCTCGTGGCAGCGCTGAATGAGCGTGATGAGGTAATATGTATCGGCAACTACGACAATGCTATAAAGGCTAAAGAACATGTGAAAGAACTAAAACCTGATGTGATTTTGATGGACATCGATATGCCGGGGATTAATGGTATAGAAGCTGTAAAACAAATTAAATCGCAAAACATTGACGTTGAGATAATTATGTTTACGGTTTTTGATGAAAATGATAAAGTTTTTGATGCCATTTGTGCCGGTGCAACAGGATATTTACTAAAAAACAGCTCTATCGATAAAATTGCAGAATCTATTGTTGATGTTGCAAATGGCGGAGCACCCATGAGTGCTGTTATCGCCAGAAAAATATTATTTCAATTCCCGCAATTTAAAACAAAAGGCAAAGAAAAATTTAATTTGAGCGGCAGAGAAATCGAAATTTTAAATTTGCTGGTTAAAGGAAAATCCTATAAAACAATTGCACAAATGTGTTTTATTTCACACGACACGGTGCGCACCCACATCAAACATATATACGAAAAACTACAGGTGCACTCTGCACCGGAGGCTGTAGCTATAGCTATGGAACATCGTTTGGTGAACTAA
- a CDS encoding cytochrome c3 family protein: protein MKKYFAFGILGILIILSFVSPHLMFNSGELIEEHQFIENNCFSCHTAFHSIPNEKCITCHKLEEIGLDTSATAQEQISINFHIGVQNLKCSECHTDHKGKITSPLQHQFNHSVLELAVLNNCVTCHNIPSNNLHQVVGTKCVSCHNTKSWNSVAAFDHSTLNESIKSNCISCHQQPNDNLHNNYTISCATCHNTQKWKPSDFNHNNYFILDKNHNVTCNTCHTSNNVKTYTCYGCHEHTINNIREEHEEEGIYQFTNCVNCHKSGNENDIQIPGYLKKATKDAEQQRNNEEHEEEDD from the coding sequence ATGAAAAAGTATTTTGCATTTGGTATTTTAGGTATTCTGATAATTTTATCATTTGTCTCACCTCACTTAATGTTTAATTCAGGAGAGTTGATAGAGGAACACCAATTTATTGAAAATAATTGTTTCAGTTGTCACACCGCCTTCCATTCCATACCAAATGAAAAATGTATTACTTGTCACAAATTAGAAGAAATAGGGTTAGACACTAGCGCAACGGCGCAGGAGCAAATCAGTATTAATTTTCATATCGGTGTTCAAAATTTAAAATGCTCAGAATGCCATACTGATCACAAAGGAAAAATAACATCTCCACTACAACATCAATTTAACCACAGTGTATTAGAGTTAGCTGTATTAAACAACTGTGTAACATGTCACAATATTCCTTCTAACAATTTGCACCAAGTTGTTGGAACTAAATGTGTAAGTTGTCATAACACAAAATCCTGGAATAGTGTGGCAGCCTTTGATCATAGCACCTTAAATGAATCAATTAAATCCAATTGCATTAGTTGCCATCAGCAACCTAACGACAATCTGCATAACAATTATACTATTTCGTGTGCAACTTGTCATAACACTCAAAAATGGAAACCTTCTGATTTTAACCATAATAATTATTTTATCCTTGACAAAAATCACAACGTTACTTGTAACACTTGTCACACAAGTAATAACGTGAAAACCTATACCTGTTATGGTTGCCACGAACACACTATTAATAATATCAGGGAAGAGCACGAGGAAGAAGGTATTTATCAGTTTACCAATTGTGTTAATTGCCATAAAAGCGGGAACGAAAACGACATTCAGATTCCAGGCTATCTCAAAAAGGCAACAAAAGACGCTGAACAGCAACGCAATAATGAGGAGCATGAAGAAGAGGATGACTAA
- a CDS encoding T9SS type A sorting domain-containing protein, producing MFTNHLYGQVYPTFGPEKQVTISGLTFDAMEPFITNNDSVLYFNSLNAGGNTNLYYATKINDTTFLYKGLVDGCYDITPGHLDAVASEDINGHFYWVSLRNYPIEFENLHTGLNIDASITNISRVYGDINIYTIGWIIMDAAITPSGDQLIYCNAYFDLETESCGPGIPCFAQMGIATKENDSTFNKLDNSDLLLNNVNDTAYLIYAPQLSENGLELYFTRLLKGHYETEICVSVRNAVDESFSTPYVIHTNGLMVPEGPSISNNYNKLYYHQKGADGLFHIYMRNRMPLLSIISSPLNNNFLITPNPAQHVIQIQNRSTETIESVLIYSISGQLILNQAYKTYYDISNFQNGIYQMVLKTNSNIYPFVFCIQH from the coding sequence ATGTTTACCAACCATTTATATGGGCAGGTTTATCCAACATTTGGCCCTGAAAAACAGGTTACCATAAGCGGATTAACATTTGATGCAATGGAGCCTTTTATTACAAATAACGATAGTGTTTTATATTTTAATTCCCTTAATGCAGGCGGGAATACAAATCTTTACTATGCCACAAAAATTAACGACACAACCTTTTTATACAAAGGTCTTGTTGATGGTTGTTATGATATAACCCCGGGCCACCTCGACGCTGTTGCATCTGAAGATATTAACGGACATTTTTATTGGGTTTCATTACGCAACTATCCTATTGAATTTGAAAATTTACATACCGGCTTAAACATTGACGCATCTATCACAAATATTTCACGTGTGTATGGCGATATTAATATTTACACCATTGGATGGATAATAATGGATGCTGCAATTACACCATCTGGCGACCAGTTAATTTATTGTAATGCGTATTTTGATTTGGAGACTGAAAGTTGTGGCCCCGGTATTCCTTGTTTTGCACAAATGGGGATAGCTACTAAAGAAAATGATTCAACATTTAACAAACTGGATAATAGCGACTTACTGTTAAATAATGTAAATGATACAGCATACCTTATATATGCACCTCAATTATCGGAAAATGGACTTGAACTATATTTCACAAGATTATTGAAAGGCCATTATGAAACCGAAATATGTGTTTCGGTAAGGAACGCAGTAGATGAAAGTTTTAGCACACCATATGTAATACATACTAACGGTTTAATGGTACCGGAAGGGCCTTCAATTAGTAACAATTACAATAAATTATATTATCACCAGAAAGGTGCAGATGGGTTGTTTCATATTTATATGCGGAACAGAATGCCATTGTTATCTATTATTAGCAGCCCTCTAAACAATAATTTTTTGATTACACCTAACCCGGCTCAGCACGTTATACAAATTCAAAACAGGTCTACAGAAACAATCGAATCTGTTTTAATTTATTCTATTTCGGGCCAATTAATATTAAACCAAGCCTATAAAACATATTACGATATCAGCAATTTCCAAAATGGAATTTATCAAATGGTATTAAAAACAAATTCAAATATATATCCGTTCGTTTTTTGTATTCAACACTAA
- a CDS encoding SRPBCC family protein: MNITISTTIQASIEKVWDCWTLPEHIVNWNFASPDWHAPAAENDLREGGEFIFTMAARDGSVAFDFNGIYTLVEPHKLIEYRIADGRKVSVQFLPEANHVVVTETFETENENSAEMQEAGWQAILDNFKNYVEQL, translated from the coding sequence ATGAACATCACCATTTCAACAACAATTCAGGCGTCAATAGAAAAAGTATGGGATTGCTGGACACTACCGGAGCATATTGTTAACTGGAACTTCGCTTCACCCGACTGGCATGCACCGGCTGCAGAAAACGATTTGCGTGAAGGTGGTGAATTTATTTTTACTATGGCTGCACGTGATGGCAGTGTTGCATTCGATTTTAACGGTATTTACACATTGGTTGAACCACATAAACTAATAGAATATAGAATTGCAGATGGCAGAAAAGTAAGTGTACAGTTTTTACCGGAAGCAAATCATGTTGTGGTAACGGAAACATTTGAAACAGAAAATGAAAACAGTGCTGAAATGCAGGAGGCCGGTTGGCAGGCAATTTTGGATAATTTTAAAAATTACGTTGAGCAATTATAA
- a CDS encoding T9SS type A sorting domain-containing protein — protein sequence MELKLKFTFLFCSFLFIQIGITQTVWEKYPNPVLQRSATFPDWKALATADPFVMMDNDTLKMWFSASGWLSAADDCPHVRIGYAWSLDGITWTEYINNPVLDINPDTAKFDSDGVETPTILKDETAPASQRYKMWYAGRKSNCSPINDHRFGYAFSPDGIHWTKYENNPVMSPGLPEEWFNTFISSPCVIYEDFTYKMWFTASDLVFNGQETDGHGNIGYAVSSDGIEWLIYPYPIVAAGAQDNWDSAVAAEPSVIKVGDFYHLFYSALDKWGVENFQVGYAVSNDAINFTKSTSNPVLKIGEPGTWDAFWASHPTVIYDANENKFQMWYTGRDKNEIVDLINYFWDIGYAETPYLDEIKTINAAELFLQISPNPAQTQIRIISNTNISEFYILSIDGMIAQKIENTDNVDISGLTPGLYFIRSFEGGNVTGNFVKF from the coding sequence ATGGAACTTAAGTTAAAGTTTACATTTTTATTTTGCTCATTTCTATTTATCCAAATCGGAATAACCCAAACTGTTTGGGAGAAATATCCCAATCCGGTTTTACAACGCAGCGCAACTTTTCCTGACTGGAAGGCCTTAGCAACAGCCGACCCTTTTGTAATGATGGATAATGATACATTAAAAATGTGGTTTTCAGCCAGTGGTTGGCTGAGTGCAGCAGATGATTGTCCTCATGTTCGAATTGGATATGCCTGGTCGCTGGATGGAATTACCTGGACAGAATACATAAACAACCCGGTTTTAGATATTAATCCGGATACCGCAAAATTTGATTCAGATGGAGTTGAAACACCAACCATTTTGAAAGATGAAACCGCTCCTGCAAGTCAACGTTATAAAATGTGGTATGCAGGAAGGAAATCTAATTGCTCACCCATAAACGATCACCGGTTTGGATATGCCTTTTCGCCTGATGGCATACATTGGACAAAATATGAAAATAATCCCGTTATGTCGCCCGGATTACCTGAAGAATGGTTTAATACATTTATTTCAAGCCCATGTGTGATATACGAAGATTTCACCTATAAAATGTGGTTTACTGCAAGCGATTTGGTTTTTAACGGACAGGAAACAGACGGACATGGAAATATTGGTTATGCAGTTTCTAGCGATGGTATTGAATGGTTAATTTATCCATACCCTATAGTAGCAGCAGGTGCACAGGATAATTGGGATTCGGCAGTGGCTGCTGAACCCAGCGTAATAAAGGTGGGCGATTTTTATCATTTGTTTTATTCAGCATTAGATAAGTGGGGTGTAGAAAATTTTCAAGTTGGATATGCTGTATCTAATGATGCAATAAATTTTACAAAAAGCACATCCAATCCTGTGCTTAAAATTGGTGAACCCGGCACCTGGGATGCTTTTTGGGCATCGCATCCAACAGTAATTTACGACGCAAATGAAAATAAATTCCAAATGTGGTATACGGGTCGCGATAAAAACGAAATTGTTGATTTAATAAATTATTTCTGGGATATTGGTTATGCTGAAACACCATATTTGGATGAAATAAAAACAATAAATGCTGCCGAATTATTTTTACAGATTTCCCCTAACCCTGCACAAACACAAATTCGAATTATCAGTAACACTAATATTTCTGAATTTTATATTTTATCCATTGATGGAATGATAGCCCAAAAAATTGAAAATACAGACAACGTGGATATAAGTGGTTTAACTCCCGGCTTATATTTTATTCGATCGTTTGAGGGTGGTAATGTAACAGGTAACTTTGTAAAATTTTAA
- a CDS encoding tetratricopeptide repeat protein, translating into MKKALFLLFISCTLFTANTYAQDPAAAEALVAEGIALHDRGDYQGAIKKYDKALAADKDNAFAMSEKALTLYALEKYKDCSTLCKKTIELHPGDEALESVYITYGNSLDAQGKSEESIAVYDEGIKAFPQQYQFYFNKGISLTTMKEYTLSLEAFEQGAMVNPKHASSQNAIARVNHDLGNNIPAIMAYARFLAIEPEGERAEGNLANMQILLGGNVTKTGKNAFTISVDGSTLGDTAADGTNNPNNFGMIEFMLMMTSAVSMDKEHKNNTEAEAFKLTLDMLCSSLSTGKETNSGFYWDYYAPYFIEMKEKGFTETFSYIAFSSTGDGYVKKWLKGHESEVFEFYEWSRKFNWYSSIKE; encoded by the coding sequence ATGAAAAAAGCACTATTCCTCCTGTTTATTTCCTGCACATTATTTACTGCTAACACATACGCTCAGGACCCTGCAGCGGCTGAGGCACTTGTTGCAGAAGGCATTGCATTACACGATCGCGGCGATTATCAGGGCGCTATAAAAAAATACGATAAAGCACTTGCGGCCGATAAGGATAATGCATTTGCAATGTCTGAAAAAGCACTTACCTTATACGCTTTAGAAAAATATAAAGATTGCTCAACGCTTTGTAAAAAAACAATTGAATTACATCCCGGCGATGAAGCGCTGGAATCTGTTTACATCACATATGGTAACAGTCTCGATGCACAAGGAAAATCAGAAGAATCCATAGCCGTTTACGACGAAGGAATTAAAGCTTTCCCACAACAATATCAATTTTATTTTAATAAAGGTATTTCACTTACTACCATGAAAGAATATACACTTTCACTGGAGGCATTTGAACAAGGTGCAATGGTAAATCCCAAACACGCAAGTTCACAAAATGCCATTGCACGCGTAAATCATGATCTGGGTAATAATATTCCTGCAATTATGGCGTATGCCAGGTTTTTAGCAATTGAACCTGAAGGTGAACGCGCTGAAGGCAACCTTGCAAATATGCAAATTTTATTGGGCGGCAACGTAACTAAAACAGGAAAAAATGCCTTTACAATTAGTGTAGATGGAAGCACCCTTGGCGATACCGCTGCCGATGGAACTAATAATCCGAATAATTTCGGAATGATAGAATTCATGCTCATGATGACCTCCGCAGTTTCAATGGATAAGGAACATAAAAACAATACCGAAGCTGAAGCTTTTAAACTTACACTGGATATGCTTTGTTCGTCGTTAAGCACAGGTAAAGAAACTAATTCCGGATTTTATTGGGATTATTACGCACCATATTTTATTGAAATGAAAGAAAAAGGATTTACCGAAACTTTTTCATACATCGCATTTTCTTCCACCGGCGACGGCTACGTAAAAAAATGGCTGAAAGGCCACGAATCAGAAGTATTCGAATTCTACGAATGGTCGCGAAAATTTAATTGGTATAGTAGTATTAAAGAATAA
- the bla gene encoding BlaB/IND/MUS family subclass B1 metallo-beta-lactamase, with translation MATFKKMKSFFLLFIVFLSCKLNAQSNLHITPLTTNFYIFTTYQVVGGDLIPSNSMYLVTNEGVVLFDTPWDSTQTQPLLDTIMARHNKKVIMSISTHYHDDRTEGLSYLASKGVKTYSSKKTYILGKANNEDTAQHYFYNDTTFVVGNYTFQTYYPGEGHTADNIVVWFPLQKVLYGGCFVKSTESPSIGYVGNANLATWKKSVKNVEHRFKHPAYIIPGHYSWESTKSLRYKKLIRKYNRTNKLK, from the coding sequence ATGGCTACATTTAAAAAAATGAAATCATTCTTTTTATTATTTATTGTTTTTCTTTCCTGCAAATTAAATGCGCAGTCGAATTTACATATTACACCCCTAACAACTAACTTTTATATTTTTACCACTTACCAGGTTGTTGGAGGAGATTTAATTCCTTCAAACAGTATGTATCTCGTTACAAATGAAGGTGTTGTGTTATTTGACACACCCTGGGACAGCACACAAACCCAACCTTTGCTAGATACGATTATGGCAAGGCATAATAAAAAAGTGATTATGAGTATTTCCACGCATTATCACGATGATCGTACTGAGGGTCTGAGTTATTTAGCATCCAAAGGGGTGAAAACATATTCATCAAAAAAGACGTACATTTTGGGTAAGGCTAATAATGAAGATACAGCGCAACATTATTTTTATAACGATACTACATTTGTGGTTGGCAATTATACCTTTCAAACTTATTACCCGGGAGAAGGGCATACAGCAGATAATATTGTAGTTTGGTTTCCATTACAAAAAGTGTTGTACGGCGGATGTTTTGTAAAAAGCACAGAGTCACCTTCCATTGGTTACGTAGGAAACGCAAATTTGGCAACATGGAAAAAATCAGTCAAAAATGTAGAACATCGTTTCAAACATCCTGCCTATATCATTCCGGGTCATTATAGCTGGGAAAGCACCAAAAGCTTGCGGTACAAAAAATTAATTCGTAAATACAATAGAACAAATAAGTTGAAATAA
- a CDS encoding acetyltransferase → MGKPELIIIGASEHAKVVIDIFEKSGSYKLIGLIDTFKPIGFEVADHYVLGDENSIPALLHQYPDLHYFIAIGDNWVRAQVYEKIQLLFPDLPLATAIHPSAQIAKHVHIGAGTAIMAGAIINSDTTIGIGCIINTKASIDHDGNMGNFSSLAPGATLGGKVQVGNYTAISIGAIIKHGITIGEHSVIGAGALVLKDVNSCCVAYGTPAVAVRTRTIGEPYL, encoded by the coding sequence ATGGGAAAACCTGAATTAATCATTATTGGCGCATCAGAACACGCAAAAGTGGTGATTGATATTTTTGAAAAAAGTGGCTCGTATAAATTAATCGGGTTAATAGATACATTTAAACCAATCGGTTTTGAAGTTGCTGATCATTATGTTTTGGGAGATGAAAACTCGATTCCTGCTTTGTTACATCAATACCCTGATTTACATTATTTTATTGCTATTGGCGACAATTGGGTGCGTGCGCAGGTGTATGAAAAAATTCAGTTGTTATTTCCTGATTTACCGCTGGCCACAGCCATTCACCCATCAGCGCAAATTGCAAAACATGTTCATATTGGTGCCGGAACCGCAATTATGGCCGGTGCAATTATAAATTCTGATACTACAATCGGCATTGGCTGCATTATAAACACAAAAGCAAGTATCGATCATGATGGTAATATGGGCAACTTCTCAAGCCTGGCTCCCGGAGCAACCCTTGGCGGCAAAGTGCAGGTTGGAAACTATACAGCCATATCAATTGGTGCTATAATTAAGCATGGTATAACCATCGGTGAACATAGCGTAATTGGCGCCGGAGCGCTGGTTTTGAAGGATGTTAATAGCTGTTGCGTTGCTTATGGAACGCCTGCTGTTGCTGTCCGCACCCGCACAATCGGGGAACCTTATTTATAG
- a CDS encoding gliding motility-associated C-terminal domain-containing protein produces the protein MKRNLVILILLICSTCLGLNAQNLVPNSSFESYSGLPVSYGEWFRCNDWDNVNGYPAFAWPYASPDYLHNSGGVGVNLPNTVFATVSAHEGEAVFGFIAYHGPEPNFREYLSAPLSEPMVPGVTYTISFWITSGESAWYGGAGCNHVGIRFSDGPLIQADHEPIGGTPDLEIPDIYWNTEWELFTFSYTADDTYDRLTIGNFYNDAATDADGFGVAASTTAYYFIDEVSVIPATITTIIDTTICDGTFYTLPDGTTTAIGGTYTHTLIADDGADSIVITNLFIAPIYNLIYDAIICEGGDYILPDGEIVTAAGTYVTSLLTASGCDSIITTNLEVLPFYTTLVDTAICSGEMYILPDGITITAAGIYNTTLISAAGCDSIITTNLSLITIPETIVDVTICSGATYTLPDGVVVDVAGTYSTILTAVSGCDSLITTHLNLIAAFESFVTADICEGASYTLPDGSTTTSSGNFTTNLIAVGGCDSVVYTTVNVHPLPIPVFDIQPFICLEAEPILLNATPSGGIFSGIGVEDNTFNPATSGVGGPFEINYFVSDVFGCSAETIATIEVYQNFADAGTDVTINAGESTLLSGNSGGDYNWSPELFADCANCQNTLVTPFETTSFVLYSMDVNGCVAFDTVDVIVIGEIDVIIPNAFSPNQDGINDIYHVLLYGAELNNFSIYDRWGKLVYVNSGNDVSWDGTMQGKLLEMGVYVYAAEYILHDVIITKSGTITLLR, from the coding sequence ATGAAAAGGAATTTAGTTATCCTTATTTTATTAATATGTAGTACTTGCTTGGGACTAAACGCTCAAAATTTAGTGCCTAATTCCAGTTTCGAGTCATATTCCGGATTGCCTGTGAGTTATGGTGAGTGGTTTAGGTGTAACGATTGGGATAATGTGAATGGTTATCCTGCTTTTGCCTGGCCTTATGCGAGTCCCGATTATTTGCACAATTCGGGAGGTGTTGGTGTAAATTTACCAAATACCGTGTTTGCAACAGTTTCGGCGCATGAAGGCGAAGCTGTTTTCGGATTTATAGCTTACCATGGCCCCGAACCTAATTTCAGAGAATATTTATCTGCACCACTTAGCGAGCCTATGGTGCCGGGAGTTACTTATACAATCTCGTTTTGGATTACCAGTGGTGAATCAGCCTGGTACGGTGGCGCCGGATGTAATCATGTGGGTATTCGTTTTTCTGACGGTCCATTAATTCAGGCCGACCATGAACCAATTGGTGGAACCCCGGATTTGGAAATTCCTGATATTTACTGGAATACCGAATGGGAGCTTTTTACATTTAGTTATACTGCTGATGATACTTACGACAGATTAACAATCGGGAATTTTTATAATGATGCTGCTACCGATGCGGATGGTTTTGGTGTTGCCGCAAGTACAACCGCTTATTATTTTATAGATGAAGTTTCTGTGATACCTGCTACAATTACAACAATTATTGATACCACAATTTGTGATGGCACTTTTTATACTTTGCCTGATGGTACAACAACTGCAATTGGTGGAACCTATACACATACTTTAATTGCGGATGATGGCGCGGATTCAATTGTAATAACCAATTTATTTATTGCACCAATTTACAATTTAATTTATGATGCCATAATTTGTGAGGGGGGAGATTACATTTTACCTGATGGTGAAATTGTTACTGCCGCAGGAACTTATGTTACATCATTATTAACCGCGTCAGGTTGCGATTCAATTATTACAACAAATCTTGAAGTACTTCCATTTTATACTACTCTTGTTGATACCGCTATTTGTTCCGGGGAGATGTACATTTTACCGGATGGTATTACCATAACTGCCGCAGGAATTTATAATACAACTTTAATTTCCGCGGCAGGATGTGATTCAATAATTACAACTAATTTATCGCTCATAACTATTCCTGAAACAATTGTTGATGTAACAATTTGTTCCGGAGCGACTTATACATTACCGGATGGTGTTGTTGTGGATGTTGCCGGAACTTATTCAACTATATTAACAGCAGTTTCCGGATGTGATAGTTTAATTACCACACATTTAAATTTAATTGCTGCATTTGAATCATTTGTAACAGCAGATATTTGTGAAGGCGCGTCATACACATTACCTGATGGTAGCACAACAACTAGCAGCGGTAATTTTACAACAAATTTAATTGCTGTGGGTGGATGTGATTCAGTTGTGTACACTACAGTAAATGTTCATCCATTACCAATTCCGGTTTTTGATATACAACCGTTTATTTGTCTGGAAGCAGAACCGATTTTATTAAATGCAACACCAAGTGGTGGAATATTTTCAGGTATTGGTGTAGAAGATAATACCTTTAATCCTGCAACAAGCGGCGTTGGCGGACCATTTGAAATTAATTATTTTGTTTCAGATGTATTTGGCTGCTCGGCAGAAACAATTGCAACAATTGAAGTGTATCAAAACTTTGCAGATGCGGGCACAGATGTTACAATTAACGCAGGAGAATCTACTTTATTAAGCGGTAATTCAGGAGGGGATTATAACTGGTCACCGGAATTATTTGCTGATTGCGCTAATTGTCAAAACACATTAGTTACACCATTTGAAACTACTTCATTTGTTTTATATTCAATGGATGTGAATGGTTGTGTTGCTTTTGATACGGTTGATGTAATTGTAATTGGAGAAATCGATGTAATTATTCCCAATGCCTTTAGTCCTAACCAGGATGGTATAAATGATATTTATCATGTATTACTTTATGGTGCCGAATTAAATAATTTCAGTATCTATGATCGTTGGGGGAAATTAGTTTATGTTAATTCCGGAAATGATGTAAGCTGGGACGGCACTATGCAGGGCAAATTATTAGAAATGGGTGTTTATGTTTATGCAGCAGAATATATTTTACACGATGTAATTATTACAAAAAGTGGAACGATAACACTGTTGCGCTAA
- a CDS encoding MBL fold metallo-hydrolase — MKIEQIYTGCLAQGAYYIESNGEAAVIDPLREVQPYIDMANARGSKIKYIFETHFHADFVSGHVDLSKKTGAQIVYGPTKMKTGFDALIGEDGQVFNIGDATIKLIHTPGHTMESSCFLLSDENGKETALFSGDTLFIGDVGRPDLAQHVIAEMTQEKLAAHLYDSLQNKIMPLSDDIIVYPAHGAGSACGKNLSKETSDTLGNQKKTNYALREGLTKEVFINELLNGLMPPPGYFPKNVLMNINGYDAIDDVMARGKKALSVTEFEVIANETQALIIDTRAAQKFAKAFIPNSINIGINGSFAVWVGTLVKDIKQEILLITEPGREDEVITRLARVGYDNAIGYLNGGIDAWIQAGKEIDILPTVTVDEFAAAEVADASIQILDVRKKSEYDSEHIVNAINAPLDFINDSMAVIDKNKTYYVHCAGGYRSMVFVSILKARGFHNLIDVDGGFAAIKASGKFKITEYVCPSTML; from the coding sequence ATGAAAATAGAACAAATTTATACCGGCTGTCTTGCACAAGGTGCTTATTACATTGAAAGTAATGGAGAAGCCGCAGTAATAGACCCATTACGCGAAGTGCAACCATATATCGATATGGCAAATGCACGTGGCAGCAAAATAAAATACATTTTTGAAACACATTTTCATGCTGATTTTGTTTCAGGCCATGTTGACTTATCTAAAAAAACAGGCGCACAAATTGTTTACGGACCAACAAAAATGAAAACCGGATTTGATGCATTAATTGGTGAAGACGGACAAGTATTTAACATTGGGGATGCAACAATAAAACTAATTCATACGCCCGGTCACACTATGGAAAGCAGTTGTTTTTTATTAAGTGATGAGAATGGAAAAGAAACTGCCTTATTTAGCGGAGACACCCTGTTTATAGGCGATGTAGGCCGTCCGGATTTAGCTCAACACGTAATTGCTGAAATGACTCAGGAAAAATTAGCTGCTCATTTATATGATTCACTGCAAAATAAAATAATGCCTTTAAGCGATGATATTATTGTTTACCCTGCACATGGGGCAGGTAGTGCATGTGGCAAAAATTTGAGCAAAGAAACATCTGATACACTTGGCAATCAGAAAAAAACAAATTATGCTTTGCGCGAAGGTTTAACTAAAGAGGTATTTATTAATGAATTACTGAACGGATTAATGCCACCACCGGGTTATTTTCCTAAAAATGTGTTGATGAATATTAATGGTTATGATGCAATTGATGATGTAATGGCACGCGGAAAAAAAGCTTTAAGCGTAACAGAATTTGAAGTAATTGCCAACGAAACACAAGCATTAATTATTGACACCCGCGCAGCACAAAAATTTGCAAAAGCATTTATTCCAAATTCAATTAATATTGGCATCAATGGAAGCTTTGCAGTTTGGGTGGGCACTTTAGTAAAAGATATAAAACAGGAAATTTTATTAATAACAGAACCCGGTCGCGAAGACGAAGTAATAACAAGGCTTGCCCGCGTAGGTTACGACAACGCTATTGGTTATTTAAATGGCGGAATAGATGCCTGGATACAAGCCGGTAAAGAAATAGATATTTTACCTACAGTTACTGTTGATGAATTTGCTGCTGCCGAAGTTGCTGATGCTTCAATACAAATATTGGATGTAAGGAAAAAAAGTGAATACGATTCAGAACATATTGTAAATGCAATAAATGCTCCACTTGATTTTATTAACGACAGCATGGCTGTAATAGATAAAAATAAAACCTATTATGTGCATTGCGCAGGAGGATACCGTTCAATGGTATTTGTATCCATTTTAAAAGCAAGAGGTTTCCACAATTTAATTGATGTAGATGGCGGATTTGCCGCAATAAAAGCTTCCGGTAAATTTAAAATTACTGAGTATGTTTGCCCTTCAACGATGTTATAG